A stretch of DNA from Methanogenium sp. S4BF:
GTTCATAGGGAATCACAGGGTCAACACCGGGATACCGCTGGTGCAGATAGTCAAGGACGATCTGTGTGCGGTCAAACTTGGATTCGATGAACTTCTTCGCCAGTTTCAGTCGCAGTTTCTTATCGTCAAATGCATGGTATTGTACAAACTTCGTCTTCACCTGCACACTCTCCGGAGGGAGCATTGTGGTGAGCATCGTTCCATCCCAATCAAGAATGGACACCTGCACATTGTGTTTGACAAGCCACCGGATGGCTTCAAGACTGAGGTTGCCGCTCCTCCCGTAGATCACAATGGAATCGATATCAATGCGCTGTGGATGGAAGACATACTTCGCAGGCTCCTCTTCGGTAGAGAACCGTCCGTCCGTGATATGAAGGTGTGCACGATCCACTTTCATGCTGATGCCATGCCCGTTGAGAAGCAGGAACTTCATGACCTCATCCCCTTGAACAACCCGTTCAGTTCAGGTGCACCCCTGATGCCTTCCATCGGGTCGGTTGCATCAAGCGGGTCACTCTCATGCTCTGTTGCATACTTGCGTATCTCTGCGAGAGTATCAGCCTCTTTCACCCGGTCTCCCTTTCGCAGTTCACGTTCCAGATTGAATAGTTCCGTGCGGTGTGATTCTATGATAAAGGCGGTGAATGGTGTCAGATAGTCGTTCTTCAGAGATTCAAAGTCATCTGCGTTTCGGGCATCCTCAATGAGCTGAGATACCACCCTTTCGTCCCTCAGCTTTCCGAGCATGCGGATATGGTGATTACGCATCTGTGCATTTTGCGGCACACTAATGTCAAACTGTGTAAGGCTTGCACGCAGAAGAACCCTGAACCGGTCTTTGTCAAAAGGCGTGATTTCCCGGATTATGAAATAGTCATAGAGAATTTCGGTAGCTGCTTTGGCAATATCAGCGTCTTTGGTCAGCAGGTTGACAATCGCGTCTAACTGTTTCGGTGTGAGGATGTATTTGTCACGGTAAAGCCGGATCTCATCGAGAACCATCCTGATATCCGCTGTGTCACCTTTGGAAAGCAGGTCAAATAATGTGTCAAGATGCTTTTTCCGTTCTGCAAAGGATTTCAGCGTGAGATAAACCGCTCTATTGTTGGATTCTTTGATTCCATAGGCTATAAGGTCTGGATTTTGAATTTTTGCAATCATGCCTGCTTTGTTCAAATATTCAATTGCCCTGTACAGGCTTGGTTCACTAAAACCTCTTTCACCTTTTTGATTCTCCACGATCTCTCTCACAAGTTTGGAGGTTCTTGTTGGGGGATGAGTGGAGAGATACTGGAGTATTGCACTATCACTTTTAACATCTGACATTTGACTACCAACATTCACTATTATCTTTATATGATATAATATGTGCTATCATATTAGCTATCATTACTAACGATAGTGTCTGCTCTCCTTCATGAATCTATGAAACCAAAAGAAAAGACCAACAAACTGGTCATTTCTGTTTCGCCGTATCTGAAGGCGAAGATCGTTGAGACCGCAGACCGCTATGGATGCTCCCAGGCTGAAGTCCTCAGGATGGCGTTCATCCGGATGCTGGAGGCAGACAGATGAGCCGCAAACGGTTCTCTCAGGAGTATCGCACCTATGGCGAGTGGCTCAACGCACAACCACGGGAATCACGGTATGCAAAACGTATCATCCGGTTCCACGAACGGTTTCCCGGCAAGAGCCTGAAAGAGCTGAAGGGTCTCCGCGTCCGGGACTATGACCTGAGTAATAACCCGTGGAATGATCTCTCCCCTGAAGAGAAGCGTGAACGTCTTCTCTCCCTTGAACTGCTCCGTGCCATGCGGAACGATGAACACTTCTCCCCAAAGCTCAGGGAGCTGGGTCTTTCACGCGACACCGCTGTCAAACACCTTGGCCTGAATCTCCGGAAAGAACGTGGATACTGGCACATCAACAAAACAGACCGCATAGAAGTTGAGATGATGATCTATGACCGTGAGAAGGGTCATATTTCGATTCCTGTTGCAAACTCCGTAGACCGGACACGGATTGCACGATACCATGCCTATGTCCGGTTCGCAATTGAGGATAACAACCCTGCACTCCTGAAGCGGTTTGAGCAGATGGTTGTTATTGATGCAACCGGTATCCGCTATCGGTTTGAGACCGATGTGGAACGCCTGTATGAGATCAAGGATGCAGAAGAAGAACCGGAATTTTTCGAGATCTATCAGTCATAGGAGCGATGCATATGGACAAAAATACCTACCGAAAAACAACAGAGAAGATGAAACGGTCAGGGCAGACCGGACACTGCTGCGTAATGTGTGGAGAAGATAATCCAGCCCTCCTTGAGATGCACCATGTCGATGGAAGAGCGGCATCTGAGAAGACTGTTCCCCTCTGCAAGAACTGTCACGCAAAGGTCACAATGGAGCAGAACCGTTTCCCTCCGAAAGCCCGTGCTGCCAATGGCCTTCAGGCAGAACAGATTGCATTCTGGCTCCTGAGCCTTGGTGCACTTCTGAAATATGTTGGTCAGTCACTCATCGAATTTGCCCATGAGGTTCAGCAGAATGCCGGCGTTAGCAGTGCGTGGATACACTCGAAAACTCAATAAAAAGGGGAAGGGGAAAGGGAAAGCATCCTCATATCCCGACCACCCGCTCAGGCATTCCCGTGTCTTGGTCTTTGATACAGAGACCACTATTGACTGGTTTCAGAATCTGAAGATCGGATATTTCCAGATCTATCAGGACGACATCTTACAGCATCACGGCCTGATCAACAATAATGCACATCTTGACGAACGTGAACGAAAGACCCTGAAACGGTATGCAGAGCGTAATTCAATTTCTCTATACTCGCTGAACGAGTTCGTTGATGATGTGTTCTACCGGGAAGTCTTTGACCTGAAAACCCTCTGTATTGGGTTCAACCTCCCGTTTGATCTCAGTCGGATTGCTCACAAGGCAGCTCATTCACGCGGACGGAACAAAGGAGGGTTCACCCTCACCCTTTCGGAAGACCGCATGCAGCCTCCCATTATCGTAAAACAGCTGGGAAGCGCTTACAGCATGAAGTTCAGCTCGACCAAGAAAAACATGAAAAAAGACTTTTTTGGCGGGTATTTTCTGGACGTGCAGACACTGGCCGAGGTAATGCTTCAGGCAAAACGTGTCTCCCTTCAGCGGGCGGGTGAGATGCTCAACATCAGCCATGAGAAATATACCGGAATCTCTCATGGAAGGGTGACGGAGAAATATATCGAATACAACATCCGGGATGTCGAAGCGACCTATGAAGTCTATCGCAGGCTTGTGCAGGAACTGGATCTCTTCCAGATTGATATCCCTCTCACGAAGGTGTTCAGCTCAGCATCCATCGGAAAGTATGCCCTCAAACAGATGAGTGTCACACCATTTCATCAGCAGAACCCTGACTTTCCGGATGCTATTCTCGGTAATATCATGTCAGCGTATTACGGGGGAAGAACGGAGTGCAGGATACGTAAACAGCCGACCAAGGTGTCGGTGCTTGACTTTACAAGCATGTATCCGACCATCACCATGATTCTGGGTCTCTGGCCTTATCTCATTGCAGATCGTATCGAATCAGTGGATGCGACTGAAGAGATACAAGCGCTCCTCTCTTCTCTCAATCTTGCTGATTTGCAGAACCCGGATATCTGGAAGGACTTCTGTGTTCTTGTCAAGCTGCGACCGGATGATGATATCCTTCCGGCGAGGATGGACTATAAAGGGGATGACTCTCCCTATGTGGTCGGACTCAATTACCTCTCCAGTGAAAAGGAGATGTGGTATGCTCTGCCGGATGTCATCGCCTCGGTGCTACTCACCGGGAAAGTGCCTGATATTCTTGAGGCTGTGCGGTTTGTGCCGGTCGGACAACAGACCAGCCTTCAGAAGACACAGATCCATAGTGTTGATATTGATCCTCGCAGGGACAATCTGTTTCAGGTGCTGGTTGAAAAGCGGCAGGAGATTAAACAAGACCTCAAGACCATCTCCAAAGATGATCCAGAACAGCTTCACCTCTCCAGCCAGGCACAGGCCATCAAGATTCTTGTCAATGCGATGAGTTATGGCATCTTCATTGAACTCAATCCCGAAGATAAGAAAAGCGCTTTAGAGGTGAATGGGGTTTACTCCTTCACGACTGAAGAGAACCGGCATGAGAAAGAAGGGAAGTATTTCCACCCTCTTATGGCGGTAATGATTACCGCAGGGTCACGTCTCTTTCTCGCAATGGCTGAGGCGAAGGTGCTGGAGCTGGGTGGGCAGCATGCCTACATGGATACGGATAGTATCTTTGTCCCGCCCGACTTTGCACAGCCTATCCTTGACTTCTTCCAGCCACTGAACCCGTATAGCATTGATATCCCTCTGCTCAAGCCTGAAAAGGAGGATATGTGGTTCTATGGCATCTCCTCCAAGCGGTATGCTCTCTATTATCTTGACGGTCAGGAGATCCGGTTCATGGAAGGAGAGCGGTCGTATAAGCTGCATGGTCTGGGACATCTGGCGAATCCGTTCCCGAACAACGTGAAGGACTGGCAGGCAGAAGTCTGGCAGGACATCCTGCGTATGCACTATGGGTTTGTTTCATCGATGGAGATCTATGAGAAGTATTCAAAATTTTATGCGGTTTCCCGTCTTTCGGTCTCAACCTCTCATGTATGGAAGAGGTTTGATAGTTTCAATGAAGGGAAAGCATGGGATGAACAGATTAAGCCGTTCAATTTCTATCTTGCAGGCTTTAAAACGGAGGATGAGAATGGTGTGCCTGTTAAACCGCTATGTCCCTTCTCCAAAGACCCGCAGACAATTGTTCACAGGGAGTTCATCGATTATCAGACAGGGGAGAACAAGCAGGGTTCGCACTACTTCAGAGCACTCTGCCAGACCATTCTTGATTATGCCAATCACCCGGAAAACAAGTTCGATGGGGGTGTTGGTCTGCTTGAGAGGAGACATATTGTGGCTGATGATGTGACTCACATCGGAAAGGAAGCTAACAATATTGATGATCAGGCACTGGAAGTTCGGAAGGCTCAGAGGTTTGTCGATAAGGCTGATGTCATGAAGACGATTCTTTCTATGTCTCAGAAGATAGCTGAAGAATGTGGGGTGGATAGGAAGACGTTCCAAAGGATGAAGCAGAGGATTCAGGAGAAAGGCGATTTAAATTTGAAGACTCCAGCTGTTAAAAGGTTGTACTCAAAAAGGTTAATGAATTAATTCCCTTCTTCTTTTGAATACGCACGTTCTCTTAGGACATTAATGATGTCTGGGTTCCAAGCTTCTTTATTTCCATGGAGAGATTTTCTTTCAATTATTGCCTGTGCACAACTCCGAAGTTCTTCAGCCCCTTGCGGCTTCCAATCATTTCTCAGTGCCCATGCTTTTAATGAATCTGGATCAAATAATTCTCCATTGTTTCTTAGAATTCTTAACAACTCAACTGTTTCTCGTTTATCTCTTGGATTTGATAGACCCGTTGACAAATTAACTCTCCTTGTAAGCGTTTTCATTGCTTCTTCGACAACAGGATTTTTAATCAAATCTTCGAGTTCACTGTGTTCTTCTCCAAGTATTATTGGGTTCCATGTTTTCTTCCATTCACCTATTTCATCCATATACCACGGAACAACCACAGCCAGATCAAGATTTTTTACAGAATCTAAAATATCTAACATTTTCTTGTTTGGATAAACACAAAGAACGATTTCTGATGATGAATAAGAATTGAATGTTTTAATTGTTTCACATTTTAAGACTAAATTATCCGCAATTTTCAATTTTTTACCTTTTGAGAGGTTTTTGCAAGGTTTTTCACCTAAAGCCGCGTCAATATCAGTTCCATTAAGCTGGTGTTTGGTTGGTATGAATAATGTAACTTCTTTTAAACGTTCAGATTTTTCATTAATCTTAATAATCAGTATCAAAGCTTCGATAATTGACCCCATTTCTCCAAATTTTGGGGGGACGACATATCTTGAGATATCAGGTGTCATAACAATGAATTATTCACTTAGCTATTTAAATGAAAGTCAGATTATAATGCAGTCATGTTTTCAAAAAAAAGATTGTTTAGGTAAATTTAGATTGTCACATCCTAAATGGATGACTTTGAGTAAAAGGGTTGAACAAAATAGTGGCGTTTTTCACAACTAACTATAACCCGAACCAAAAATGCGAGGGGAGGGATTCGAACCCGCGAACTCCTACGAGACTGGGCCCTAAACCCAGCGCCTTTGACCGACTCGGCAACCCTCGCTCACGCAATACAGAAATTGCAGTCCAGTATTAGCGCTAAAAAGGTATAATTCCTTGTATCTTCTGGAAATAATCAGGGGAAAGAACCGGAAATGAAACGGGAAAGAACCGTGAAAAAAAAGAGAAATACCGTAATCCAATATCCTTCACAACGGTTTTCTCATTACCAGATAGGTATTCCCAAACTCATCCGGGTATTTCTCAAAGATTTCGGCCTGCCTTTTCAATCCCCCGATTACCATCAGGGCGCCCTCATCATCTGCATATTCCTCTTCGAGTTCTCCAAGCTTCCCCCTCATTTTACCGTAGAAGGTCTCTTCCCATACCCGTGAAGGAAGCCGGAAGGATCCAGCCAGCTCAAGCCCGGCATTCCGGATGATCTCAAATCCTTTATCTTCTAACATCATTGCGGGATGGAATTCGGCGAAAAATTCCCGTGCCTCATCAGAGGGGGTATCCGTGAACCAGAACACATCCGAGATCATCATGTATCCGCCCGGTTTCAGGAGTTTTTTCCAGTACCTGACGGCATTTTCGATGCCGATAATGGATGCACATCCTGCAGCCCATATAATGTCGAAAGACTCCTCTCCAAAGGGAAGATCGTCCATGGATGCACAGACTGTTTTGATTCTCCCGGAAAAACCTTCGGCTGCAGCTTTTTCATCCACCACATCGAGGAAAGGCTGGTGGATATCTGTCGCTATTATCCTGCAGGACGGGAACAGGCGGGCAAGGGCCATCGTCTGTACACCCCTCCCGCACCCAACATCAAGGATCTCACCACCTCCTTCAGGCGGTTCTGCAATGATTGAGAATGCCTTTTCCGTGTGCTCATCATCCCCCGGCCCCAGACTGGGTAAGGATTCAAAAATTGTAATAACAGGATTGTTTTCCATACATCATTTTATTTTGAGGTTTGTATGTAGTTTGTGGTCGTCCCGGCACCGCTGACGCCTGTTCTCCCTGTACCGATCTGTTCTGAGACATTCGGATCTGAGTGAGGACGAGCTAAAAATGAGAGAATTACTGAATTTCAGATATGCTCAAACGGGGGGCTTCTCCAGCCACCCGTTCGCCTTTGCCCGCTTCAGTATTGCAATCAGCTCCCTTCCGCCTGCAACCAGCAGTGCCAGGACAAGGGGCCCGATGACAAACCCGACAATCCCGAGGATCCAGAGCCCGCCGAAAAAGCCGATCCACATGATGGCCGGATGAATGGACGTCCGCTTGCCCATCATTATCGGCCGGAAAAAGAGGTCCGGGACCGCACAGACGACCGGATAGCCGATGATCGCAATCAGGGCGGCCGCCCGGTAATCCCCGGTGGCAAGGGCGAAAATTCCCAGAAAGATCATAATGAGGGTCGGGCCGACGATAGGGATCAGCTGGAACAGGGCCACAATCAGGGACCAGAATACGATATGCCCGTATCCCAGCACATAGAAAAACGGTATCGCCAGAAGAAACGTGATGACCGATGTGGAGATATGGACGATATAAATGGAATACAACGTATTTGAACTGATCTCCGTCATGTGGCCGACAAATGACTTCAGGGCATCAGGAACACCGGAGAGCAGATCCCGCCAGATGTTCTCCCCAAAATAGATGAAGACAAACAGTGCGAGGAAGAAGATAATGGTGTTAAATATGGCTGCGGTAAATCCGGTCAATACCGAGAAGAACCCTGACTGAATGGTATCCATCTGGGAATTCAGTATCCCTGCCACATCAACAGGGGGAGTCGTTGCCGTCCCCTGCGGAATCAGCTGCATCCCGATAAGAGCGAGGTATATCTGGGTGATGATCTCGGTCAGGTAATCTGCATTATCATATATGATGGCAACACTGAACGCCAGCGCACCAATAGCGATGCATCCGACGATAAACGTCACCAGAAATGATGCCACCTGCGCATTGATAAACCGGGTAAACCACGTCTTCAGCGGCATCACCACGACGGCAAGAGAGACGGCAAGGATGACAACATCGAGAATCGGACCAAACGCAATAAGTGTGAGAATCAGCACAATCCCTATAATCAGGAGTGCGAGTTTGTCATGATCCGCAAATGCGCTTTTCATTACGTATAAAATCACCCTGCCCGGCTATATACATACTGGCAGAATCCAAAACAGAACCCATTACCTTATCAAATCAGCCGTATTCTTCTATTATCAGAGATATAATTCGTGCAATTCACCAATTTGTCATGGAAACGGTGATTTTACTGTGACAATGGGAAATGTTAAACATATGAAAGGGTATCTGTTATTATTCGGAGTTAATAAATGCCGGGTGTGGTTGTAAACATCATCATTGCCGTCCTTGTCTGCTGGATTCTTTTTATTGCAATTGATATTATATTCAAACTCCCGGAAAAAGGCGGGGTGAGCGGTGCTGCTGCTATTGGCACTGCAATTGCAGAGGAACGGGGTTCACTCAATGGCGGATATATGATGGGAAATATCGTATGTTCGCCGGACGCTTCGGCAGGGACCCTCCTTGCCGCCTGCGGGGTGTTCGTTGCCGGCATCCCCGGCGGGCTCGTTGCGGCACTATTGGTATATATCGGAAACAGAATCTGCCATGACCCCGGGTATGCAGGCACAACCGGTGCACTCTGTGCAACGTTTGTCATCACCGGATTTGGCCTCATCGGCGTAACTCCTGACGCCTTTATCGCGGGCATGGTCATCGCCATCCTCACCATCCAGGGCATGTCCCATCCGTATGCCAGCCATCTTCTCACGAAACTCTGGGGGATGCGGGCATGATCCCGGTATACATCTGCGGCATTGTTGCAGTCTATGCGGTCATCCGGGTGGTCACCGAAAAAAAGACCCTCAGAAAACTGGTTTATTTAAATGTCATGAACTTCGCCATCACCGGGCTGATAGTGCTTGCCATTCCGGACATCATGGCGCTTTTTGCAGGCATCGCCTATTTTGTCGGGTCAACCCTGGAAGCCAATGCGATCGCCAGCACCTTTGCAGGAGGGGTAGCCAATGAATGAATTTTATATCCTCATCCTGAGCGTGATTGCACTCATCGGCGTCGTATCCATCTACATCAAACAAAGCCCCTTTGACAAACTGATCGGGCTTGCCATCATGATGGGCGGGGTGATACCCCTGATTGTCCTCAAGGGATACCTGGATGTGGCCATCCTTGTTGCAATCATCATGCCCCTGACGACGATCTTTATTCTTCAGGCCACCGGGAGGAACACCGATGAATCCTGAACTCATCCTCGGCTGTATCATTCTGCTGGCAGGCGTTGCTGCCGCCGCATTCCCCCGCGAACGAGACTATATATCCCGCCTGATCCATGTGGAGATTGCAGGAACGGGCCTGATGCTTATTATGCTGGCATACAATGAGACCATTGCGCTGCTGACATTTGTTGCGGTGACAGCGATAGCCACCATTGTCCTGGTGCGGGTGATTGAACGGGGTGAGCCCAGTGATTAAGCAACTTTCCCGGTATATGGCGGATGTCGACAATCTGATCGCCATCTACGCATTCATTGTGGCGGCCATCGTCTGCATCTCTCTGGTTTTCGTCATCGTGATGCCCATCGGATATGAGAATACCCAGCTGTATCCCAAAGAGATCAACACCTCCTCATCCCTGAACCCCTACGACCGGGGCGGAGAGCCATTCGGCACCACCGAAGTGCATGCACAATACCCGGATAACTCCCCGTACCTGGGATATGTCACCGCATACCTGACCCCCCTCTCGGCGTTTCTGGCTGCCAGCAATCTCTATCTCGGCACCACCATTGTCTCCCACCCGGGCGGCATCATCGATGAAATTCTCTACAACACCCGTGGACTGGATACCATCGTGGAGACAAGCATCCTCTTTGCCGCCTTTGCCATCGCCTCGTTTTTGTACCGGAGGGATGAAGAATGATGGAGGAATACGCAATCGGCCTTGCCGTCGCATTCATTGCCGTCATCATCACCTTTGTCGCGGCAATCCGGGAGAAAAATGACATCCACCGGCTCATCATTGCAGACCTCGCAGAGGTCTCGGTTCTGGTCGTCATCGCACTCATCGCGACGGACCTTGCCGAAGCCCTCATCATTCCGGGCCTTGTCGTCGGCATCTCGGAACTGATGGCGCTCTCCGAGATCTATCTGACACGGGAAGGGCTGAACAATCCGGTGCATAAGCCGTTCAGGATTGAAGTGCTTGACACCGCCCCCACCATCATCGCGGTCATCCTCGTTCTCTACGGCATTGTGCTCTCCGGATTTACCGGAGGTGCGGTCGCAGGAACGGGTGTGATCTTTTACTTCATGGGGAAGAGGCATGCCGAACGCTTTGCCCTCATTGAAGCCGTATCCGGCTATGCATGGGCACTCTGGATTGTCGCTTTCTTCATCTTTATGGTGATGCCCGAGTACTGGTTCTTTGCAGTTATGTTAGCAGGCGGAGCAATCCTTGCCAAAGTGACCGCAAAGATGTCACTGATAGGCACCATGCGGGGTGAGAAAGATGTTTGAGCTCTCATCATCCGGCGTCGGTGGACAGGAGCTCTTTGTTTTGCCGTTCGGGGATATTGTCGATTACTTCACCCCGTACACCGGAGCGCTCTTCCTGTTTGCGCTGGTCTTCACCCTCATCTGCATCTTTTCAAAACCGGAGAAGCAGCTGGACGTGGTCTTCGGGACCGACGCGATATACGCCAAGGAAGTCACCGGGAAAGAACTGCATTTCAGGCGGTTCATGGCAATCGCCTGTGGCCTTGCCACGATGGGCGCCGTCACCAGCGGAGACGTGTTTAACTTCACCCTCTTTGTCAGTCTGGTGGGTGTCTGCATCATCGGCATTGTCGCTGCGGTGAAAAGCAAACATGTGCTGAATGCAGCCTTTAACTATGGCATCATCTCGATGCTTGCAACCGTCCCCCTCTTTGGCGGGGCGGCCATCACGCTGGCGGCGACCGGCACCCTTTCCATCTGGGAGCTCGCCGCAATCGCACCCGCCATGCCGTGGATCGCCAAGGCCCTGATCCTCGTGGGAGTCATGGGAGAGGGGATCGCCCCCTTCTATGCGGCAAAGGCGGAACTGTTCCGTGCACCGGGTGCACCGTATGTAATCATGATCCATGTCAGCTCCCTGCTGATGTTCCTGAGAGTTGTGGAGATAATGCTCACCGTGTGATAGACCATGAAAGGAAAAAGTATTCAGATAATGACCGTTGTCGCGCTCATTGCCCTCGTTATAGGAGGAATCGGACCGTATTTCGGTTTTCTTTCTGACATCGGGCAGGCGGTCATCTGCATCATCGCAGTGCCGGCCTTTGTCGTGGGAATCATGCTCTCCTGGAAATACCGGGATGGGGAAGAAGACTATCCGTTTATGGGGTACTGAAAAATGATAGGCTATCTGATTGCAGCACCATTCATCGGCCTTCTCTTCATGGGAATACACCGGAAGGCAATTGCACGGATACAGGGACGGCCCGGCCCTCCCGTCTGGCAGGAGGTTCTTCACACTCTGAAGTTCTCTTTCAAGGAGACCTGGGTTCCCCGCACCGCGAGTAAACCGCTCTACATCGGCATCGTTATTATTGCCATTGCCATCTGGGTCGGGGCGCTCTACATCGTCATGCTCGGCGGCAGCCTCCTGCTCCTGTTTGGCATCTATATGGTGCATAAAATGGTGGAGCACGGGGTAGGGCTCTCACCCGGGTCCCCCTATGCGAAATTCGGCGGTGTCCGTTCGGTCATCTCCGCGTCGTCCGAGATACCGCTCTTTGCAGTGGTGGCAGGCATCTACTTTACCACCGGATCCCTGATGATATCAGATATCATCCAGTACCAGGCAGAACACGGACCGCTGCTCTTCAGTCTTCTCCCGGCGGCAATTGCGATGTATATCGTCATCCTCTCAAAGATGCACTACGGCCCGTTCTCCATCGTCGAGGCAAAAGAGATCGTCAGCGGGTATAAGACCGAGCATTTTGGCGCCTGGCGTGCAGGGCTTGAAGTATCAGATGCGATCAAAACCTTCGTGCTGTTGATGGCGTTTGTACTGGTATTCTGGGGGGCATTGTCCCCGGTACTGCTCTTTGTCGCGATGCTCATCCTGCTTATTTCGCTCTCCTTTGTCTGTGCGGTAACCCCGATGCTGGGCCCGTATGACAGTGTGACGGTGCAGCTCGTTACCATCGTCATTCTTGTAGCATGGATGGCGCTTTTAGGGGTGATCGCATGACACAAATCAAGACAATTCTTACCGGAGGTCTGGCCGCATACCTGCTCATCGCCGTGTGGCAGGTGACGTCCCATCCGGAGATTGCTGTTCAGGCGGTCGCCCTTGGGCTGATCTTTATCCTGCTCACCGTCATTGCCTGGATCTCAGACGAAGAGACACTCAAAAAAGCAGAGATGGTGATCCTGTGGGTGGCTGTCGGGCTCTTTGCCCTGTATGCAGTCCTTGTGGCCGGAGGGATCGTCTGATGGTTACCTATCTCTATGAAAAGGACCTGCGGGAGATGAAGCTCATCATCCTGTCCAGCCCGCTGCATGAAGCAATAATGGCCGCCCTGTGTGACAAATACGGGGTTCGCCGCCAGATTCTCCGGCGCAAGATGATCGATCTCTTTGACATGTCCCTGCTGGAAAATCTCCCTGCACGATACGAAGTCTGGGAAAAAGCGCCTCCGGAACCGGAGAACAGTGTGGCATCGGCATTCGGTGCATCCCTGATCTCACGGCAGATACCCCTCCTCACCGA
This window harbors:
- a CDS encoding NADH-quinone oxidoreductase subunit H, encoding MIGYLIAAPFIGLLFMGIHRKAIARIQGRPGPPVWQEVLHTLKFSFKETWVPRTASKPLYIGIVIIAIAIWVGALYIVMLGGSLLLLFGIYMVHKMVEHGVGLSPGSPYAKFGGVRSVISASSEIPLFAVVAGIYFTTGSLMISDIIQYQAEHGPLLFSLLPAAIAMYIVILSKMHYGPFSIVEAKEIVSGYKTEHFGAWRAGLEVSDAIKTFVLLMAFVLVFWGALSPVLLFVAMLILLISLSFVCAVTPMLGPYDSVTVQLVTIVILVAWMALLGVIA